From Sediminibacterium sp. TEGAF015, a single genomic window includes:
- a CDS encoding HU family DNA-binding protein encodes MRKSDLINNISEKTGIPKVDVLVTLETMFKEVKESLSQGQNIYIRGFGSFITKKRAAKIGRNIKKNVAVEIPEHFIPAFKPAKEFVSEVKSKRK; translated from the coding sequence ATGAGAAAATCAGATCTCATCAACAACATTTCTGAAAAAACAGGAATACCAAAAGTAGATGTTTTGGTTACACTGGAGACAATGTTTAAAGAGGTAAAGGAGAGTCTTTCTCAAGGCCAAAACATTTACATACGTGGCTTTGGCAGCTTCATTACTAAAAAAAGAGCTGCTAAAATTGGCCGTAACATCAAAAAAAATGTAGCGGTTGAAATTCCTGAACATTTTATTCCTGCTTTTAAACCAGCCAAAGAATTCGTTAGTGAGGTGAAAAGCAA
- the mutY gene encoding A/G-specific adenine glycosylase, with amino-acid sequence MRKKNTTVDKISRFFTKELMLWNLDKNHRNMPWKGEKDPYKIWLSEVMLQQTRVSQGLEYYNRFIAAFPTILALAEAADEKVVKMWEGLGYYSRCRNLLHTARFISYELGGIFPQDYHQIIQLKGVGPYTAAAIASFAYNQPYAVLDGNVFRVISRFFGIDTPIDTNAGKKEFEELAQALLDKIRPGLYNQAIMDFGATVCKPATPNCGSCLLAKKCAAFLNGQVNQLPVKSKTITKKKRWFTYFIFHCKGYLAIRQRRQKDIWQGLNEFYLFESERAIHWTTAHVKEWLEEQLAIESAEVKSISPSVVQQLTHQQISGQFIHIELASIPVSLKSLDWIQEKQMSEFAFPRLINGYLEAIPNKKTS; translated from the coding sequence ATGAGGAAGAAAAACACGACAGTAGATAAAATAAGCCGCTTTTTTACCAAAGAACTGATGCTTTGGAACCTGGATAAAAACCATCGAAATATGCCATGGAAGGGCGAGAAAGACCCTTATAAAATCTGGTTAAGTGAAGTTATGTTGCAACAAACAAGGGTATCACAGGGATTGGAATATTATAATCGATTTATTGCGGCGTTTCCTACCATTCTGGCGCTTGCCGAAGCTGCGGATGAGAAAGTGGTCAAAATGTGGGAGGGACTGGGTTATTACAGCCGCTGCAGAAATCTTTTACATACAGCCAGATTTATCAGTTATGAATTGGGAGGAATATTCCCTCAGGATTACCATCAAATTATTCAGTTAAAGGGAGTTGGTCCTTATACGGCAGCTGCAATTGCATCTTTTGCCTACAATCAACCCTATGCGGTATTGGATGGAAATGTTTTTCGCGTGATTTCCCGTTTTTTTGGCATTGATACACCAATCGATACAAATGCAGGTAAAAAAGAGTTTGAGGAATTGGCTCAGGCTTTACTTGACAAAATCCGCCCCGGCCTTTATAATCAGGCGATTATGGATTTTGGAGCAACGGTTTGTAAGCCGGCTACCCCTAATTGTGGCTCTTGTTTGCTTGCAAAGAAATGTGCTGCTTTTCTGAATGGTCAGGTAAATCAGTTACCGGTGAAATCTAAGACAATCACCAAAAAGAAAAGGTGGTTTACCTATTTTATCTTTCACTGTAAAGGATATTTGGCCATAAGGCAAAGAAGACAAAAAGATATCTGGCAGGGGCTGAATGAGTTTTATTTGTTTGAATCAGAAAGAGCAATACATTGGACAACTGCACATGTTAAGGAATGGCTGGAAGAGCAACTGGCTATTGAATCTGCTGAGGTAAAATCCATTTCACCTTCGGTGGTTCAGCAATTGACCCACCAGCAGATAAGCGGACAGTTTATACATATTGAGTTAGCTTCTATTCCGGTTTCATTGAAAAGTCTGGATTGGATTCAGGAAAAACAAATGAGTGAATTTGCCTTCCCCAGATTAATAAATGGGTATTTGGAAGCTATTCCGAATAAAAAAACCAGTTGA
- a CDS encoding single-stranded DNA-binding protein: protein MRGVNKVMLIGNLGKDPDIQQLEGNIGVAKFPLATTETYKDRTGKLVSQTEWHTVVLWRGLADLAEKYLHKGSLIYIEGRLRTRSWEDKEGNKKFATEVVADNLIMLDKKMDGTAGPGSGEPDYESLPF, encoded by the coding sequence ATGCGAGGAGTTAACAAGGTTATGCTGATTGGCAATCTGGGGAAAGACCCAGATATACAACAATTGGAAGGGAATATTGGTGTTGCTAAATTTCCGTTGGCTACAACCGAAACATATAAAGACAGGACAGGTAAGCTCGTTTCTCAAACTGAGTGGCACACTGTGGTTTTATGGCGGGGATTGGCAGATTTGGCAGAAAAATATTTACACAAGGGTAGTCTAATTTATATTGAAGGAAGATTGAGAACCAGGAGTTGGGAAGATAAGGAAGGCAATAAAAAATTTGCTACGGAAGTAGTAGCAGACAATTTAATTATGCTGGATAAAAAAATGGATGGCACAGCAGGACCAGGCTCAGGCGAGCCCGATTATGAATCTCTTCCGTTTTAA